The Rubrobacter indicoceani genome has a segment encoding these proteins:
- the accC gene encoding acetyl-CoA carboxylase biotin carboxylase subunit, whose protein sequence is MKKVLVANRGEISLRIVRACRDLGLASVAVYSDADEAAMHVRHADEAVNIGPPPAAKSYLNAEAILDAARETGADAVHPGYGFLSENAAFARACEEAGLIFVGPPAEAIEKLGDKAAARRIAEEANVPVVPGSDGVPSPEEAAGLAREIGYPVMIKASAGGGGRGIRVAEGEKELLKLVKEAKREAEAAFGDGTLYLEKFLAAPKHVEVQIMADHHGNVVHLHERECSMQRKRQKVLEEAPSANLSGATRQAMCEAAVRLARRADYTNAGTVEFLVEGEEFYFIEMNTRIQVEHPATELVSGRDLICEQLRVASGAPLSFSPDVPVSGHAIEFRINAEDPEMDFLPSPGKITALEVPGGPGVRVDSAVYGGYEIPPFYDSMIGKLVVWGRDREEAISRSRRALREYRIEGIKTTIPLHLGLLDDAAFLSGDYDTAYLERRSEG, encoded by the coding sequence ATGAAAAAGGTTCTTGTAGCGAACCGGGGTGAGATCTCCCTCCGGATAGTCCGGGCCTGCCGCGATCTCGGCCTCGCCTCGGTGGCCGTCTACTCCGACGCCGACGAAGCCGCGATGCACGTTCGCCACGCCGACGAAGCCGTCAACATCGGTCCGCCGCCCGCTGCGAAAAGCTACCTGAACGCCGAGGCGATCCTGGATGCGGCCCGGGAGACGGGGGCGGATGCGGTACACCCCGGCTACGGGTTCCTTTCGGAGAACGCCGCGTTTGCGCGGGCGTGCGAGGAGGCGGGGCTTATCTTTGTCGGGCCGCCGGCGGAGGCTATAGAGAAGCTCGGGGACAAGGCGGCGGCCCGACGTATCGCAGAAGAGGCGAACGTCCCGGTCGTGCCGGGGTCCGACGGGGTTCCATCGCCGGAAGAGGCGGCAGGCCTTGCCCGGGAGATCGGCTACCCGGTCATGATCAAAGCCTCCGCCGGCGGCGGCGGTCGAGGCATCCGGGTCGCAGAAGGCGAGAAAGAACTCCTGAAGCTCGTCAAGGAGGCGAAACGTGAGGCCGAGGCGGCGTTCGGGGACGGGACGCTCTACCTCGAGAAGTTCCTTGCGGCCCCGAAGCACGTCGAGGTTCAGATAATGGCCGACCACCACGGAAACGTCGTCCACCTCCACGAGCGGGAGTGCTCGATGCAGCGCAAGCGGCAGAAGGTGCTGGAGGAGGCCCCGTCAGCCAACCTCTCCGGAGCGACGCGACAGGCGATGTGCGAGGCCGCCGTCCGACTCGCCCGAAGAGCAGACTATACAAACGCCGGGACGGTCGAGTTTCTGGTGGAGGGCGAGGAGTTCTACTTTATCGAGATGAACACCCGCATACAGGTCGAGCATCCGGCAACGGAGCTGGTCAGCGGGCGGGATCTCATCTGCGAGCAACTCCGGGTCGCATCCGGCGCGCCGCTCTCCTTTTCTCCCGATGTTCCCGTCTCCGGACACGCCATCGAGTTTCGAATAAACGCCGAAGACCCGGAGATGGACTTTCTTCCATCGCCCGGAAAGATAACGGCCCTCGAAGTACCGGGCGGGCCGGGGGTACGGGTGGATTCCGCCGTCTACGGCGGCTACGAGATCCCACCATTCTACGATTCAATGATCGGCAAGCTCGTAGTCTGGGGTCGGGACCGCGAGGAGGCGATCTCCCGTTCCCGCCGCGCCCTCCGCGAGTACCGGATAGAGGGCATAAAGACTACGATACCCCTCCACCTCGGGCTGCT
- a CDS encoding 5-oxoprolinase subunit B family protein: MADGAGAARRDLTEPRYSYGGDEFVFVELAENMSLSVNFRAMAITNRLKEEDLSGITDICPSNASYMVRIDPDVLHPDRLIEHLKELDAEVGGIEGFELQTRVVDVPVMMEDPWTHEALMRFRDRHQDPEATDLEYSARINGYGSKDGFVDALMGSPWMVTMIGFVPGLPWCYQLVPPDEQVEVPKYVRPRTFTPKHAFGFGGGFAVVYSVEGAGGYQLYGIAAAPVLDVSQRLKDFRDSIVFPKPGDIFNYRNVGREEFDEITAKVDDGSFEYRTRPFTFEAEKSLADPHAYNREIKEVLYGDQG, translated from the coding sequence ATGGCGGACGGGGCAGGGGCGGCGCGTCGGGATCTCACGGAGCCGCGCTACAGCTACGGCGGCGATGAGTTCGTCTTTGTGGAGCTTGCGGAGAACATGAGCCTCTCCGTGAACTTCCGGGCGATGGCGATAACCAACCGCCTGAAAGAAGAGGACCTCTCGGGCATCACCGACATCTGCCCGTCGAACGCCTCGTACATGGTCAGGATAGACCCGGACGTTCTGCATCCCGACAGGCTTATCGAGCACCTGAAGGAGCTGGACGCCGAGGTGGGGGGCATCGAGGGGTTCGAGCTTCAAACGCGCGTCGTGGACGTCCCGGTGATGATGGAGGACCCGTGGACCCACGAAGCCCTCATGCGCTTCCGGGACCGCCATCAGGACCCGGAGGCGACCGACCTTGAATACTCGGCGAGGATAAACGGTTACGGGAGCAAGGACGGCTTCGTAGACGCGCTCATGGGATCGCCGTGGATGGTTACCATGATCGGCTTCGTCCCCGGCCTCCCCTGGTGCTACCAGCTTGTCCCGCCCGACGAACAGGTCGAGGTCCCCAAGTACGTGAGGCCTCGGACCTTCACCCCGAAACACGCCTTCGGCTTCGGAGGCGGTTTCGCCGTCGTCTACTCGGTGGAGGGGGCCGGAGGCTACCAGCTGTACGGAATAGCCGCCGCCCCGGTCCTCGATGTCAGCCAGAGGCTCAAGGACTTCCGGGACTCCATCGTCTTCCCGAAGCCCGGCGACATCTTCAACTACCGGAACGTCGGACGCGAGGAGTTCGACGAGATAACGGCGAAGGTAGACGATGGTTCCTTTGAGTACCGGACCCGACCATTCACCTTCGAGGCCGAGAAGTCCCTCGCCGACCCGCACGCTTACAACCGGGAGATAAAGGAGGTTCTGTATGGCGATCAGGGTTAG
- a CDS encoding xanthine dehydrogenase family protein molybdopterin-binding subunit, with protein sequence MTETARGYIGTSVPRREDAALLTGRGTWTDDIRLAGMLHFAVLRSPHAHAKVRSVDVSAALLQPGVVAAFSGTDFTDDFAIGIPCGWPVTEDIRIPDHPPLAISEVNHVGDGVAVVVASDRYMAKDALEFIEVEYEPLPAVVDLESAMEEGSPLVHESLGTNHCYTWPLAVGDVDEVFREADVVVEGRYVQQRLIPSAIEPRGVVVNPDPVNGGFTVYTSTQVPHFVRDILAVMCGVPDSKLRIVAPDVGGGFGSKLNVYAEEALALALARKLDAPVKWIEERSENHVATTHGRGQVQRISVAATGEGRILGMKVELLADMGAYLQLLTPGIAVFGAFTYCGLYDFGAYSFECRGVFTNLTPTDAYRGAGRSEAAYAHERIMDDLARALEMDPAEVRLKNLIEPFTEPRVVPSGVMYDSGDYEKTMRKALELSDYHGVREEQRRRREAGDKIALGIGIGNFTESGGLSPSKVAAGVRLQSGGWEASTVRMLPSGKVEVVTGTSPHGQGHETAWAQIAADALGVSPDDVEVLHSDTLVAPFGRDTYGSRSLPVGGVAVHLAAGKVIDKAKKIAAHMLEAAEGDIEFAGGRFSVAGSPEQGVTIQEIAGEAFLGVNLPEGMEPNLTADSHFDPPNFTWPFGTHVCVVEVDTETGKVAVRDFFAVDDCGPIVNPQIVDGQLHGGIAQGIGQALYEEAVYDGEGNPLTATWMDYMFPGAPELPNFTLEQTVTPSPTNPMGVKGIGESGAIGSSPAVINAVIDALSHLGVTHLDMPASPMKVWEAIRDAETGR encoded by the coding sequence ATGACGGAGACGGCCAGAGGGTACATCGGGACGAGCGTGCCGCGCCGGGAGGACGCGGCCCTCCTGACCGGACGCGGGACGTGGACCGACGATATCCGGCTTGCGGGGATGCTCCACTTCGCCGTGCTCCGAAGCCCCCACGCCCACGCGAAAGTCAGGAGCGTGGACGTTTCGGCGGCGCTCCTGCAGCCGGGGGTCGTCGCGGCCTTCAGCGGGACCGACTTCACAGACGACTTCGCCATCGGGATACCGTGCGGCTGGCCGGTGACGGAGGATATAAGGATTCCGGATCACCCACCCCTCGCCATTAGCGAGGTGAACCACGTCGGGGACGGGGTCGCGGTCGTGGTCGCGAGCGACCGTTACATGGCCAAGGACGCTCTTGAGTTCATCGAGGTCGAGTACGAGCCTCTTCCGGCGGTCGTGGACCTCGAGTCGGCTATGGAGGAAGGCTCGCCGCTCGTCCACGAGTCGCTCGGCACAAACCACTGCTATACGTGGCCGCTCGCGGTCGGGGACGTGGACGAGGTCTTCCGGGAGGCGGACGTAGTCGTCGAGGGCCGCTACGTGCAGCAGCGGTTGATCCCATCGGCCATAGAACCGCGCGGGGTCGTCGTTAACCCCGACCCGGTGAACGGCGGGTTTACAGTCTACACCTCCACCCAGGTTCCGCACTTCGTCCGGGACATCCTCGCCGTTATGTGCGGCGTGCCGGACAGCAAGCTCCGCATCGTCGCCCCCGACGTAGGCGGCGGATTCGGCTCCAAGCTGAACGTCTACGCCGAGGAAGCCCTCGCCCTCGCCCTCGCCCGCAAGCTCGACGCGCCCGTGAAGTGGATCGAAGAACGCTCCGAGAACCACGTCGCCACGACGCACGGGCGCGGTCAGGTGCAGCGTATCTCGGTCGCCGCGACGGGCGAGGGACGCATCCTCGGGATGAAGGTCGAACTGCTCGCGGATATGGGGGCCTACCTGCAGCTCCTCACACCGGGCATCGCCGTGTTCGGGGCGTTCACCTACTGCGGCCTCTACGACTTCGGGGCGTATTCGTTTGAGTGCAGGGGCGTCTTCACGAACCTCACCCCGACCGACGCCTACCGGGGGGCCGGACGTTCCGAGGCGGCCTACGCCCACGAGCGCATCATGGACGACCTCGCCCGCGCCCTCGAGATGGACCCCGCAGAGGTGCGGCTGAAGAACCTTATCGAGCCGTTCACCGAGCCTCGCGTCGTGCCGTCCGGGGTGATGTACGACTCCGGCGACTACGAGAAGACCATGAGGAAAGCTCTGGAACTCTCCGACTACCACGGCGTCCGGGAGGAGCAGAGACGCCGCCGGGAGGCCGGGGACAAGATCGCGCTCGGTATAGGAATAGGGAACTTCACCGAGAGCGGCGGGCTCTCCCCGTCGAAGGTCGCCGCCGGGGTGAGGTTACAGAGCGGCGGGTGGGAGGCGTCAACGGTCAGGATGCTCCCGAGCGGGAAGGTCGAGGTCGTTACGGGCACCTCGCCGCACGGTCAGGGGCACGAGACAGCGTGGGCGCAGATAGCCGCCGACGCGCTCGGTGTCTCGCCGGATGATGTAGAGGTGCTTCACTCGGATACCTTGGTCGCCCCGTTCGGGCGCGATACGTACGGCTCCCGGAGCCTCCCAGTCGGCGGGGTTGCGGTCCACCTCGCGGCGGGCAAGGTCATAGACAAGGCAAAGAAGATAGCGGCCCACATGCTGGAGGCCGCCGAGGGCGACATCGAGTTCGCGGGCGGCCGGTTCAGCGTCGCGGGCTCCCCGGAGCAGGGCGTAACCATTCAGGAGATAGCGGGTGAAGCGTTCCTCGGGGTGAACCTCCCCGAGGGGATGGAGCCGAACCTGACCGCCGACAGCCACTTCGACCCGCCGAACTTCACCTGGCCGTTCGGGACGCACGTCTGCGTCGTCGAGGTGGATACGGAGACGGGGAAGGTCGCGGTGAGGGACTTCTTTGCGGTGGATGACTGCGGCCCGATAGTGAACCCGCAGATAGTGGACGGACAGCTACACGGCGGCATCGCGCAGGGCATCGGTCAGGCCCTCTACGAAGAGGCCGTCTACGACGGGGAGGGCAACCCGCTCACCGCGACGTGGATGGACTACATGTTCCCCGGCGCGCCCGAGCTTCCGAACTTCACCCTGGAGCAGACCGTAACCCCCTCCCCGACGAACCCGATGGGGGTGAAGGGCATCGGCGAGTCCGGGGCGATAGGCTCCTCCCCGGCGGTGATAAACGCCGTTATAGACGCGCTCTCGCACCTCGGTGTAACGCACCTCGACATGCCCGCGTCGCCGATGAAGGTGTGGGAGGCGATAAGGGACGCAGAAACCGGGCGGTGA
- a CDS encoding biotin-dependent carboxyltransferase family protein — translation MAIRVRKPGLLTTVQDEGRIGDYAIGMPPSGAMDRFSYRVGNYLVGNEDGAAGLELTYFGPELEFTGDTVVALTGAVIPPKLNGEECPVWESFAVKSGDVLTFDYLRDGARSYLSVAGGIDVPEFLGSRSTYTLIGLGGFEGRAVTEGDELPVGKADGPSKAGLKLDEELVPSYGSEAEIRVIVGLASYRLTEEALEQFLSVEWTVTPDANRVGYRFRGGELSFVEREQPAGAGSDPANVVDFGYPVGSIQVPGGVEPIALLNDAVTGGGYATIGTIISPDLDRLAQTKTNDKVRFRSVSLDEALAARRERRERLGEIKASLNGDG, via the coding sequence ATGGCGATCAGGGTTAGAAAACCCGGCCTCCTGACGACCGTTCAGGATGAGGGACGCATCGGTGACTACGCGATCGGGATGCCGCCGTCCGGCGCGATGGACCGCTTTTCGTACCGGGTAGGGAACTATCTCGTCGGCAACGAAGACGGCGCGGCCGGGCTGGAGCTGACGTACTTCGGACCGGAGCTGGAGTTCACCGGGGACACCGTCGTCGCGCTGACCGGAGCGGTTATCCCGCCGAAGCTGAACGGGGAAGAATGCCCGGTGTGGGAGTCGTTTGCGGTAAAGTCCGGCGACGTGCTCACCTTCGATTACCTCCGGGACGGGGCGCGGTCGTATCTCTCGGTCGCCGGGGGCATAGACGTACCGGAGTTTCTCGGGAGTCGCTCCACCTACACCCTGATCGGCCTCGGCGGCTTCGAGGGCCGCGCCGTTACCGAGGGCGACGAGCTTCCGGTCGGCAAGGCAGACGGCCCGTCGAAGGCCGGGCTGAAGCTCGACGAAGAGCTTGTCCCGAGCTACGGGAGCGAGGCGGAGATAAGGGTCATCGTAGGGCTCGCGAGCTACCGGCTGACGGAGGAGGCCCTGGAGCAATTCCTCTCCGTCGAGTGGACGGTAACGCCCGACGCGAACCGGGTCGGGTACAGGTTCAGGGGCGGGGAGTTGTCCTTTGTGGAGCGAGAGCAGCCGGCGGGGGCCGGGAGCGACCCGGCGAACGTCGTGGACTTCGGCTATCCGGTCGGTTCTATACAGGTACCGGGCGGCGTCGAACCTATAGCGCTGCTCAACGACGCCGTCACGGGCGGCGGGTACGCGACGATCGGGACGATCATAAGCCCCGACCTCGACCGGCTCGCCCAGACAAAGACAAACGACAAAGTCCGGTTCCGCTCCGTCTCGCTAGACGAGGCGCTCGCCGCGCGCAGGGAACGCCGGGAGCGGCTGGGTGAGATCAAGGCCAGCCTGAACGGAGATGGGTGA
- a CDS encoding LamB/YcsF family protein → MHIDLNCDMGESFGHWRMGHDEGMMKHISSANVAGGFHAGDPHTMRKTVRLAKENGVAVGVHSGYRDLVGFGRRELDVSPDEIHDELIYQLGALREFCRLHDTEVQHVKPHGALYMVAARDEELSRAIVEAIQRVDPELHLFCMRESVTYRLGRELGQPVIAEFFADRAYNDEGQIVFTRAVTEELNPEEVGDRVVRAVTEGRVTAESGNDVEVASDSVCVHGDTPGAVELAGAIARKLHENDIEVRPLGRAGQRV, encoded by the coding sequence ATGCATATAGACCTTAACTGCGACATGGGCGAGAGCTTCGGCCACTGGCGGATGGGACACGACGAGGGGATGATGAAGCATATCTCGTCTGCGAACGTGGCCGGGGGCTTCCACGCCGGGGACCCGCACACGATGCGAAAGACCGTTCGGCTCGCAAAGGAGAACGGCGTCGCGGTCGGGGTTCATTCGGGGTATCGGGACCTCGTCGGGTTCGGGCGGCGGGAGCTTGACGTCTCGCCCGATGAGATCCACGACGAACTTATCTACCAACTCGGCGCGCTCCGCGAGTTCTGCCGCCTCCATGACACCGAGGTCCAGCACGTCAAGCCGCACGGCGCGCTCTACATGGTCGCCGCCCGCGACGAGGAGCTTTCGAGGGCGATAGTCGAGGCGATACAGCGCGTGGACCCGGAGCTCCACCTCTTCTGCATGAGGGAGTCCGTAACCTACAGGCTCGGCAGAGAGCTCGGCCAGCCCGTTATAGCCGAGTTCTTCGCCGACCGGGCCTACAACGACGAGGGTCAGATAGTCTTCACCCGAGCCGTCACCGAGGAGCTGAACCCGGAGGAGGTCGGCGACCGCGTGGTGCGGGCCGTCACCGAGGGCCGGGTCACCGCCGAGAGCGGCAACGACGTGGAGGTCGCATCGGACTCGGTGTGCGTACACGGCGACACGCCGGGGGCTGTGGAGCTGGCCGGGGCGATAGCGAGGAAGCTCCACGAGAACGACATCGAGGTCCGGCCGCTCGGTCGGGCCGGTCAGAGGGTCTAG
- a CDS encoding acetyl-CoA carboxylase, whose amino-acid sequence MATVKAHLPGTFYRKPDPESEVYVNEGDTVEVGDVVGVIEVMKSFHEVKAEEGGTVAKVLVENEEAVSAGQDVIELV is encoded by the coding sequence ATGGCGACGGTCAAAGCGCACCTGCCGGGGACGTTCTACAGAAAGCCCGACCCGGAGAGCGAGGTCTATGTGAACGAGGGCGACACGGTCGAGGTGGGGGACGTGGTCGGCGTGATCGAGGTGATGAAGTCCTTTCACGAGGTCAAGGCCGAGGAGGGGGGGACGGTTGCGAAGGTGCTCGTCGAGAACGAGGAGGCCGTTTCTGCCGGGCAGGACGTGATCGAACTGGTCTGA